One Magnetococcus sp. PR-3 genomic region harbors:
- a CDS encoding ATP-binding protein, which produces MNLRTKFALVLLPPILAALFGLGWWHYLTTAAEIKKTNELYLETLLDGFIESALERRYTILQENGLNKISSFVHQYRQEVFKEAERIAKKHGVHVLIYDANGDIQHATKGHAAPQHPLGLQKLLRQLNQTAPHKGLGHLQRPDSEGGGLLYLQRPFHPWNWRILLHVGDNRLVHAVTEIRQNTLLVATLLTTAILALLYIMLRRLVMHPVDQLREAAQRIAQHERMVRIPLHGEDEMGVLARAIESMSHAIDDYQEHLQTQRNRFQTLLAANPDLISLKNRVGIYQVVNPAFCAFVGRDKEAIIGQDDARLFPIKQALRINQEDQQVLESGQPSEREEEAIDQDNNPLWLHVVRTPITDDRGQITGILTTIRNISARKIAEEALRIAHEGLEQEVTQRTEALTESETRLRIITESLPAVVWMSDPKLTRMHFVSPAYERIWGKPRENLFQNPQSLLESIHPSDRNFVIKRIANSEGQPWEAEYRILHPDGSVRWIRDQGAAFRGQDHEVQYLIGCSFDVTALKETQRELSSAKQDAEAASHAKSAFLATMSHEIRTPLNGITGMLERLRRSALNEDQNRQVETISKCSIVLMDILNDVLDLSKIEAGQLVLEREPYSPIQILQNLVEVMRPQAQNKGLTLELEIDKQLPETMLGDATRLRQVSLNLIGNAIKFTHQGWVRVHLRQHEKVEDTVWVELSVEDQGIGIAHAKLAKLFDPFTQADSSITRNYGGTGLGLAISKRLVEAMAGAIIVESQEGKGTHFRVTLPLQISDQPITPFTQNDETLTLKPISLLLVEDEMVNQQVATALLQDEGHQVDVAKNGEEAVKLCQEKRYQVILMDLRMPKMDGLTATELIRQEGQNQETPIVALTADVLKSTLDRCLEVGMQQVLTKPIRLVHLNHALAQLGLPLGPPRKSNIRPVEAPLPASVPATTPSQDDPGLKVERLRYLVKSLDADHLQKIVVAFKATADSCLSGMQHALEQGDEGALKHTAHKLAGSASTLGLERVMEQARALEKSTDSASFAAQITQIQKDVDAGFQAIAEETGLTLQTTTNETV; this is translated from the coding sequence ATGAATTTACGTACCAAATTTGCACTGGTTCTGCTGCCGCCCATTCTGGCAGCGCTGTTTGGCTTGGGTTGGTGGCACTATCTGACCACAGCGGCTGAGATTAAAAAGACCAATGAACTCTATTTGGAAACCCTTCTGGACGGTTTTATTGAGAGTGCTCTAGAACGGCGCTATACCATTTTGCAGGAGAACGGGCTTAATAAAATCTCCTCTTTTGTCCATCAGTATCGCCAAGAGGTTTTTAAAGAGGCCGAACGTATCGCCAAAAAACATGGGGTACACGTGCTGATTTATGATGCCAATGGCGACATTCAACATGCAACCAAGGGACATGCCGCACCACAGCATCCGCTTGGCTTACAAAAACTACTCAGGCAGCTCAACCAGACCGCACCCCATAAAGGGCTTGGCCATTTACAACGCCCAGATAGTGAGGGGGGTGGATTACTCTATCTACAGCGTCCTTTCCATCCCTGGAACTGGCGTATTCTACTCCACGTAGGTGATAATCGCTTGGTGCATGCCGTGACGGAAATCCGTCAAAACACCCTGCTGGTTGCTACCCTGTTAACCACCGCCATTTTGGCCCTGCTTTACATCATGTTACGGCGCTTAGTTATGCACCCCGTTGATCAACTGCGCGAGGCTGCACAGCGTATTGCTCAACATGAGCGCATGGTGCGCATCCCTTTGCATGGTGAAGATGAAATGGGGGTTCTGGCCCGAGCCATTGAGTCTATGTCTCATGCCATTGATGACTATCAAGAGCATCTACAGACCCAACGCAATCGTTTTCAAACACTGCTGGCTGCCAATCCTGACCTGATCAGTCTCAAAAACCGTGTGGGTATTTATCAAGTGGTCAATCCTGCCTTTTGTGCCTTTGTAGGCCGGGATAAAGAGGCCATTATTGGACAGGATGATGCCCGCCTTTTTCCAATTAAACAGGCACTACGCATTAATCAGGAAGATCAACAAGTTCTGGAAAGCGGCCAACCTTCCGAACGGGAAGAAGAGGCCATTGATCAAGACAACAACCCGCTGTGGCTCCATGTGGTACGAACCCCTATTACCGATGATCGAGGCCAGATCACGGGTATTTTGACCACCATTCGCAACATCTCTGCCCGTAAAATTGCGGAAGAAGCCCTACGTATTGCCCATGAAGGATTGGAACAAGAGGTTACCCAGCGCACAGAAGCCCTGACAGAAAGCGAAACCCGTTTGCGGATCATTACAGAGAGCCTGCCTGCGGTTGTGTGGATGAGCGACCCTAAGTTAACCCGCATGCACTTTGTCAGTCCGGCGTATGAACGGATTTGGGGCAAACCACGGGAGAACCTCTTCCAAAACCCACAATCGTTACTGGAGAGCATACACCCCAGTGACCGCAATTTTGTCATTAAACGCATCGCCAATAGTGAGGGTCAACCCTGGGAAGCTGAATACCGAATTTTACATCCTGATGGCTCTGTACGGTGGATCCGTGATCAGGGTGCCGCCTTCCGTGGACAAGATCATGAGGTCCAGTATCTTATTGGCTGCTCGTTTGATGTGACAGCCCTTAAAGAGACCCAACGGGAGCTCTCTTCAGCCAAGCAGGATGCTGAAGCGGCCAGCCATGCCAAGAGTGCTTTTTTGGCCACCATGAGCCATGAAATCCGCACCCCCCTCAACGGCATTACCGGCATGTTGGAACGCTTACGACGCAGTGCTTTGAATGAAGATCAAAACCGGCAAGTAGAGACCATATCCAAATGCAGCATTGTCTTAATGGATATTCTCAACGATGTCCTGGACCTCTCTAAAATTGAAGCGGGGCAACTGGTCCTGGAACGGGAACCCTACAGCCCCATACAAATTTTACAAAATTTGGTCGAAGTTATGCGGCCCCAGGCTCAAAACAAAGGGCTGACCTTAGAGCTGGAGATTGATAAACAACTACCGGAAACCATGTTAGGGGACGCCACCCGCTTGCGTCAGGTTTCACTCAACCTTATTGGCAATGCCATTAAGTTTACCCACCAAGGTTGGGTACGGGTGCATTTACGCCAACATGAAAAAGTGGAAGATACCGTTTGGGTTGAGCTCTCTGTCGAAGATCAGGGGATCGGGATTGCACACGCCAAATTGGCCAAACTGTTTGATCCTTTTACCCAAGCAGACAGCAGTATCACCCGCAACTATGGGGGCACTGGGTTGGGGCTGGCCATTAGTAAACGGTTGGTTGAAGCGATGGCAGGTGCCATTATTGTAGAGAGCCAAGAGGGCAAGGGAACCCACTTCCGTGTCACCCTACCCCTACAGATCTCAGATCAACCCATCACCCCCTTCACCCAAAATGATGAGACCCTTACCCTAAAACCTATTTCACTGCTGCTGGTGGAAGATGAGATGGTCAACCAGCAGGTCGCTACGGCGCTGCTGCAGGATGAAGGACACCAGGTGGATGTCGCCAAAAACGGTGAAGAGGCGGTCAAACTCTGTCAGGAAAAACGCTACCAAGTGATCCTTATGGATCTGCGTATGCCTAAAATGGATGGGTTAACGGCGACTGAACTGATCCGACAGGAGGGGCAGAACCAAGAAACCCCCATTGTCGCACTGACAGCGGATGTTTTAAAAAGCACACTGGATCGCTGCCTGGAAGTCGGCATGCAACAGGTTTTAACCAAGCCAATACGGTTGGTGCACCTGAACCATGCCCTGGCTCAGCTTGGTCTTCCTTTAGGCCCCCCCCGAAAATCCAATATTCGGCCTGTTGAAGCACCCCTTCCAGCTTCCGTACCCGCCACCACGCCATCACAGGATGATCCAGGGCTTAAGGTAGAGCGGCTACGTTATCTGGTCAAAAGCCTGGATGCTGATCATCTTCAAAAAATTGTTGTTGCGTTTAAAGCCACGGCGGATAGCTGCCTAAGTGGCATGCAACATGCGCTGGAACAAGGTGATGAAGGGGCACTCAAACATACCGCCCATAAACTGGCAGGCAGTGCCTCTACCTTAGGGCTGGAACGGGTGATGGAACAGGCACGTGCTTTAGAAAAAAGCACCGACTCTGCCAGTTTTGCTGCGCAAATCACCCAAATACAGAAAGATGTAGATGCAGGCTTTCAGGCCATTGCCGAAGAAACCGGCCTTACCCTACAAACGACAACCAACGAGACGGTGTAA
- a CDS encoding ABC transporter substrate-binding protein, protein MALQTRHISVQGYPWGWLHRYMLLLLLALLLFSTSTLHASPRYRVIVMPSMSVPTITGQTAAFIKHLDRLGFRDQHNLDLQILHPQGDRSRARQLLSQAVASKRPDLVVTSATLASQEAMDLLAEDQIPLLFMTVADPVGAGLVPALGQVNKRPISGRANAVDRSILLDMVKRILTTPTKQRPIRIGLIHTDYPSAVGDAQLLEQVIASEPLITLEQIIIPYQPIPKHLPMLQEHLIQAIQALEDRVDYWWSAHGPLADNDHYLSQFKQHSKHPMLFGIDLKSVKRGALIHISPDMDAAGQEVAHLASAILLGASPGEIPVAVPKQITMSINLATAIRMNLVIPSQMMELAKGNLYHEVLP, encoded by the coding sequence ATGGCGTTACAAACACGGCATATTTCCGTGCAGGGTTATCCTTGGGGGTGGCTGCATCGGTATATGCTGCTACTGTTACTTGCCCTCTTGCTGTTCAGCACATCCACACTCCACGCCTCACCCCGCTACCGTGTTATTGTCATGCCCTCCATGTCTGTACCGACTATAACGGGGCAGACTGCGGCTTTTATTAAACATCTTGACCGTTTAGGTTTTAGAGATCAGCACAATCTTGACCTGCAAATTCTTCACCCCCAAGGGGACCGAAGCCGCGCACGTCAACTGCTAAGCCAGGCTGTGGCGAGCAAACGCCCAGATCTTGTTGTAACCAGTGCTACACTGGCCAGCCAAGAGGCCATGGATCTACTGGCTGAAGATCAGATCCCACTACTGTTTATGACGGTTGCAGATCCCGTTGGAGCCGGTTTGGTCCCCGCTTTGGGTCAGGTCAACAAGCGCCCCATCAGTGGCAGAGCGAATGCGGTTGACCGCAGCATTTTGCTGGATATGGTTAAACGGATACTCACAACCCCGACCAAACAACGGCCCATACGTATTGGTTTAATCCATACAGACTATCCTTCTGCGGTGGGGGATGCCCAACTTCTGGAACAGGTGATCGCCAGCGAGCCACTGATCACACTGGAACAGATAATCATCCCCTATCAACCCATTCCTAAACATCTTCCCATGCTGCAAGAGCACCTCATTCAGGCGATCCAGGCACTGGAAGATCGGGTGGATTATTGGTGGTCTGCCCACGGACCTTTGGCGGATAATGATCACTATCTTTCCCAATTTAAACAACACTCCAAACACCCTATGCTGTTTGGTATAGATCTAAAAAGTGTCAAACGGGGTGCGCTCATTCATATCTCACCAGACATGGATGCAGCGGGACAAGAGGTGGCACATTTGGCTTCGGCTATTTTGTTAGGGGCATCCCCAGGGGAAATTCCGGTCGCTGTACCCAAGCAGATAACCATGAGCATCAACTTGGCCACAGCCATCCGCATGAATCTGGTTATCCCTTCACAGATGATGGAACTGGCCAAAGGCAACCTCTACCATGAGGTATTGCCATGA